A window of Capsicum annuum cultivar UCD-10X-F1 unplaced genomic scaffold, UCD10Xv1.1 ctg32464, whole genome shotgun sequence genomic DNA:
GACCTCCTAGTGTTTGGACATGCAGCCCAATCTGAGTCACACCAAAAAACCAATTCTGCAGTAGGTTGTGCCTTAAGCCATATACTTTGTCCTACAGTTCCTTTCAAATATCTTATCACTCTGTTTGCAGCTTCCAAGTGGGATTTCTTTGGTTGTTGCATGAATTCACTTAGTGTCTGCACTGCACAACTGATGTCAGGACTTGTTATTGTAGCATACATCAGTTTTCCAACAAGCCTTTGATATGATGTTG
This region includes:
- the LOC124891222 gene encoding uncharacterized mitochondrial protein AtMg00240-like; protein product: LDGAKPATTPLETNAKITSVEVDKAAGVKGDAILRDTTSYQRLVGKLMYATITSPDISCAVQTLSEFMQQPKKSHLEAANRVIRYLKGTVGQSIWLKAQPTAELVFWCDSDWAACPNTRRSVTGYVV